The Trichomycterus rosablanca isolate fTriRos1 chromosome 22, fTriRos1.hap1, whole genome shotgun sequence genome has a window encoding:
- the alkbh7 gene encoding alpha-ketoglutarate-dependent dioxygenase alkB homolog 7, mitochondrial: MRLPVGVLSKLLGKTRLASVSTSVSVSDRSCVRSVVSGNGTWICSSSAAVLEAVHGHVEVQHDFITEEEEQALLTELEPALKKKRYEFDHWDDAIHGYRETERLRWESTCTEVLDRVRAVAFARGSELLGPVHVLDLDKAGYIKPHVDSEKFCGSTIAGLSLLSGSVMRLVQVDNSANWVDLLLSRRSLYIVRDDARFRFTHEILKDEDSFFSGQRVPRHRRISVICRNLPP, from the exons ATGAGATTACCTGTGGGAGTGTTAAGTAAACTGTTGGGTAAAACACGACTGGCCAGTGTCAGTACTTCAGTCAGTGTATCGGACAGATCTTGTGTGCGCAGTGTAGTTAGTGGGAATGGGACGTGGATATGTAGCTCCTCTGCAGCAGTGTTAGAAGCTGTACATGGACATGTCGAGGTTCAGCACGACTTCATCACTGAGGAAGAGGAGCAAGCTCTACTCACAGAACTGGAACCAGCACTGAAGAAAAAGAGATATGAATTCGACCACTGGGACGAT GCCATTCATGGCTACAGAGAGACCGAGCGACTGCGCTGGGAAAGCACCTGCACAGAAGTGTTGGATCGGGTCAGAGCAGTTGCTTTTGCGAGAGGCAGTGAACTTCTTGGGCCGGTCCACGTTCTGGACCTGGACAAGGCTGGCTACATCAAACCTCATGTTGATAGTGAAAAG TTTTGTGGCAGCACTATTGCTGGCCTCAGCCTGTTATCTGGAAGTGTTATGCGCCTGGTCCAGGTAGACAACTCTGCAAATTGGGTGGACTTGCTGCTAAGTCGACGTTCCCTGTACATAGTAAG GGATGACGCCCGGTTCAGATTTACCCATGAGATCCTAAAGGATGAGGACTCCTTTTTTTCAGGACAGAGGGTGCCTCGGCATAGACGCATTTCTGTGATCTGCCGAAACCTTCCCCCTTAG
- the gtf2f1 gene encoding general transcription factor IIF subunit 1 isoform X2, producing the protein MASLANSSSPSTEYVVRVPKNTNKRYSIMAFNAGDKVNCSSWTQARMERDLSNKRMYGEEETPEGAAGSEFGKKQREEARRKKFGIVSREFKVEDQPWILKVNGKAGKRFKGQKKGGVTENASYYIFTQCADGAFEAFPVHAWYNFMPVAKHRTLTAEEAEEEWGRRNKVVNHFSIMLQRRLKEQEHGEVDEDEGEKGGKKKKKKKGGKGGDLRIHDLEDDLDLSSDDSDSSGGEDGECKPKAKKETNAKKKKKKGSDLEGREDSDDGDFEGLEVDYMSDESSSEEEEIEKTKPNKAEDGPKGIDEASESEEESEEETKNEDEPKEEEEEDDGKKTPVQAEKKKKKDSSGESDTSEESDIEGETASALFMAKKRTPPKRGGRGSTGSSRAGSRPSTPSIDNGATSSTLRAAANKLEQGKRQAATTSSDTPAAKRLKMEPSSQSPSGKSTPQPASGKSTPCSSDVQLTEEAVRRYLIRKPMTTKDLLKKFQTKRTGLSSEQTVNVLAQILKKLNPERKNINDKMHFYLTE; encoded by the exons ATGGCATCACTG GCGAACAGCAGCTCCCCTTCAACAGAGTACGTTGTCAGAGTGCCCAA AAACACCAATAAGAGGTACAGCATTATGGCTTTCAATGCTGGAGACAAAGTCAACTGTTCCTCGTGGACTCAG GCACGCATGGAGCGAGACCTTAGTAACAAGCGGATGTACGGCGAGGAGGAGACACCAGAGGGAGCAGCCGGTAGTGAGTTCGGCAAAAAACAAAGAGAAGAGGCACGCAGGAAGAAGTTCGGAATAGTCAGCAGGGAGTTCAAAGTGGAAGATCAGCCGTGGATCCTTAAAGTTAATGGCAAAGCTGGAAAACG GTTTAAGGGGCAGAAGAAAGGAGGAGTGACCGAGAACGCATCCTACTACATCTTTACTCAGTGTGCTGATGGGGCCTTCGAGGCCTTTCCTGTGCACGCCTGGTACAACTTCATGCCAGTGGCCAAACATCGAACCCTCACAGCAGAGGAGGCCGAGGAGGAGTGGGGCAG GAGAAACAAGGTGGTGAACCACTTCAGCATCATGCTTCAGCGCCGCCTGAAGGAGCAGGAGCACGGCGAGGTCGACGAGGACGAGGGTGAGAAAGGtgggaagaagaaaaagaagaagaaaggtGGAAAGGGAGGCGACCTGCGCATTCATGACCTGGAGGACGATCTGGATCTGAGCAGCGACGACAGCGATAGCAGCGGAGGGGAGG ATGGAGAATGCAAACCAAAGGCTAAAAAGGAGACCAACgcgaagaagaagaagaagaaaggcAGTGACCTGGAGGGTCGGGAGGACAGTGATGACGGTGACTTTGAGGGCCTTGAGGTGGACTACATGTCAGATGAGAGCAG TTCCGAGGAAGAAGAAATAGAAAAGACGAAGCCCAATAAAGCGGAAGATGGTCCTAAAG GGATCGATGAGGCATCAGAGAGCGAGGAGGAAAGTGAGGAAGAGACCAAGAACGAGGACGAGCCCaaagaagaagaggaagaggacgacGGCAAGAAGACGCCCGTACAGGcggagaaaaagaagaaaaaag ATAGCAGCGGAGAGTCGGACACCTCTGAGGAGAGCGACATCGAGGGAGAGACGGCCTCGGCACTGTTCATGGCG aagAAGCGCACTCCGCCAAAACGAGGAGGTCGGGGGTCAACCGGAAGTTCCAGAGCAGGCAGTCGCCCCAGCACGCCTTCCATCGACAACGGCGCAACCTCCAGCACCCTGCGTGCTGCCGCCAACAAACTGGAGCAAG GTAAACGCCAGGCTGCAACGACCAGTTCGGACACTCCTGCTGCTAAGAGGCTGAAGATGGAACCGAGTTCTCAGAGCCCTTCAGGAAAGAGCACTCCACAGCCAGCATCAGGAAAATCCACACCTTGTTCCAG TGACGTGCAGCTGACCGAGGAGGCCGTGCGCCGCTATCTCATCAGGAAGCCGATGACCACCAAGGACCTGCTGAAGAAGTTCCAGACCAAGCGCACGGGTCTGAGCAGCGAGCAGACGGTCAACGTGCTCGCACAGATCCTCAAGAAACTCAACCCAGAGAGGAAGAACATCAACGACAAGATGCACTTCTACCTCACCGAGTGA
- the gtf2f1 gene encoding general transcription factor IIF subunit 1 isoform X1 — MASLANSSSPSTEYVVRVPKNTNKRYSIMAFNAGDKVNCSSWTQARMERDLSNKRMYGEEETPEGAAGSEFGKKQREEARRKKFGIVSREFKVEDQPWILKVNGKAGKRFKGQKKGGVTENASYYIFTQCADGAFEAFPVHAWYNFMPVAKHRTLTAEEAEEEWGRRNKVVNHFSIMLQRRLKEQEHGEVDEDEGEKGGKKKKKKKGGKGGDLRIHDLEDDLDLSSDDSDSSGGEDGECKPKAKKETNAKKKKKKGSDLEGREDSDDGDFEGLEVDYMSDESSSEEEEIEKTKPNKAEDGPKGIDEASESEEESEEETKNEDEPKEEEEEDDGKKTPVQAEKKKKKDSSGESDTSEESDIEGETASALFMAQKKRTPPKRGGRGSTGSSRAGSRPSTPSIDNGATSSTLRAAANKLEQGKRQAATTSSDTPAAKRLKMEPSSQSPSGKSTPQPASGKSTPCSSDVQLTEEAVRRYLIRKPMTTKDLLKKFQTKRTGLSSEQTVNVLAQILKKLNPERKNINDKMHFYLTE; from the exons ATGGCATCACTG GCGAACAGCAGCTCCCCTTCAACAGAGTACGTTGTCAGAGTGCCCAA AAACACCAATAAGAGGTACAGCATTATGGCTTTCAATGCTGGAGACAAAGTCAACTGTTCCTCGTGGACTCAG GCACGCATGGAGCGAGACCTTAGTAACAAGCGGATGTACGGCGAGGAGGAGACACCAGAGGGAGCAGCCGGTAGTGAGTTCGGCAAAAAACAAAGAGAAGAGGCACGCAGGAAGAAGTTCGGAATAGTCAGCAGGGAGTTCAAAGTGGAAGATCAGCCGTGGATCCTTAAAGTTAATGGCAAAGCTGGAAAACG GTTTAAGGGGCAGAAGAAAGGAGGAGTGACCGAGAACGCATCCTACTACATCTTTACTCAGTGTGCTGATGGGGCCTTCGAGGCCTTTCCTGTGCACGCCTGGTACAACTTCATGCCAGTGGCCAAACATCGAACCCTCACAGCAGAGGAGGCCGAGGAGGAGTGGGGCAG GAGAAACAAGGTGGTGAACCACTTCAGCATCATGCTTCAGCGCCGCCTGAAGGAGCAGGAGCACGGCGAGGTCGACGAGGACGAGGGTGAGAAAGGtgggaagaagaaaaagaagaagaaaggtGGAAAGGGAGGCGACCTGCGCATTCATGACCTGGAGGACGATCTGGATCTGAGCAGCGACGACAGCGATAGCAGCGGAGGGGAGG ATGGAGAATGCAAACCAAAGGCTAAAAAGGAGACCAACgcgaagaagaagaagaagaaaggcAGTGACCTGGAGGGTCGGGAGGACAGTGATGACGGTGACTTTGAGGGCCTTGAGGTGGACTACATGTCAGATGAGAGCAG TTCCGAGGAAGAAGAAATAGAAAAGACGAAGCCCAATAAAGCGGAAGATGGTCCTAAAG GGATCGATGAGGCATCAGAGAGCGAGGAGGAAAGTGAGGAAGAGACCAAGAACGAGGACGAGCCCaaagaagaagaggaagaggacgacGGCAAGAAGACGCCCGTACAGGcggagaaaaagaagaaaaaag ATAGCAGCGGAGAGTCGGACACCTCTGAGGAGAGCGACATCGAGGGAGAGACGGCCTCGGCACTGTTCATGGCG cagaagAAGCGCACTCCGCCAAAACGAGGAGGTCGGGGGTCAACCGGAAGTTCCAGAGCAGGCAGTCGCCCCAGCACGCCTTCCATCGACAACGGCGCAACCTCCAGCACCCTGCGTGCTGCCGCCAACAAACTGGAGCAAG GTAAACGCCAGGCTGCAACGACCAGTTCGGACACTCCTGCTGCTAAGAGGCTGAAGATGGAACCGAGTTCTCAGAGCCCTTCAGGAAAGAGCACTCCACAGCCAGCATCAGGAAAATCCACACCTTGTTCCAG TGACGTGCAGCTGACCGAGGAGGCCGTGCGCCGCTATCTCATCAGGAAGCCGATGACCACCAAGGACCTGCTGAAGAAGTTCCAGACCAAGCGCACGGGTCTGAGCAGCGAGCAGACGGTCAACGTGCTCGCACAGATCCTCAAGAAACTCAACCCAGAGAGGAAGAACATCAACGACAAGATGCACTTCTACCTCACCGAGTGA